Genomic window (Thomasclavelia spiroformis DSM 1552):
ATTAGAAAAAGTTGATACAACAAATTGTACTGAAGAAAGTATTGAAGAATTTAATGCTTTATTAGATGAAGCTAGAGATGTATTAGAAAATGCAACTGATCAAGAAGAAATAGCTCAAATGATTGAAGCATTAAAGAATGCAGAAAGTATTTTAAAACCTAATGAACCAGTTAAAGAAGCAGATAAAACATTATTAAAGATTGCACTAGATTTAGCAAATGCAATTACTGATGAAGATTTAGCCAATGTCGTACCAGCAGTAGTAGAAGAATTCAAAGCAGCAAGAGATGAAGCTAATGGAATTTATAATGATACTAGTGCAACTCAGGATAAAGTAAATGCTGCATTTGATAGACTTGCAACAGCTATGCATATGTTAGACTTTGTTAAAGGTGACAAAACAGCTTTAAAAACTTTTATCGATAAAGTAAGTGGTCTAGAAGCAAGTAAATACACAGAAGCTACATGGGCACCATTTAATGAGGCTTTAGTAGTAGCGGTAGGTGTATATAACGATGAAAATGCAATGCAAGAAGAAATAACTAAAGTATACAATGAATTAGTAACAGCATTCTTGAACTTAAGATTAATTCCTGATAAAACTTTATTAGAAGATTTAATCAACAAAGCAAATGGATTAAACGTTGCTAATTATACAAAGGCATCATATAAAGTTTTAAGTGATGCATTGAATGAAGCAAAAGTAGTATTTGAAAATCCAAATGCCACTCAAGAAGAAGTAGATAGTGCAAAAGATGTTCTTGCAAAAGCTATTGCTGGATTACAAATTGTAACAGCTGATAATACAGTAAGTACCCCAGTAAATAAAGGTGATACTACAAGTGTAAAAACAGGAGATAATGGTTTAGTTGGAATGTTTACAACAATGACATTATTAAGTGTAGCTGGATATATAGCATTTAGAAGAAAAGAAGATTAATTTTTTGGCAATCTAAAATAACCTGGGGTTCTGGGGTTTTAGATACTAAATCATAACGGGGAAAAGTTGTTCCCCGTTTTTTTGTTTAATAAGAATTTGGATTCGTCAACGGGTATATTGTAAAAATAAAACTATAAGGGTACCTTTAAAATAAGGTACCCAAAAAAGTGTCAGAAAATATTATTTCCTGAACATGTTTTTATTACACTCTGGACATTGGCAGCTGTATCTTCTTTCTTTTGATCCGTTATGTAATTCTATTTCCAAAAATTCTTCCAGTATCCAATCAGGTACGTCTTCTTCATACCCGCATGATTCACATTTCATCCTGACCATTACATCATTTTCAATAAACTGCATAAGTTCTTCATCAGTCCATCCCTGTTGCTGCTGGTCTGGTTCGACTTTTGAGATACTTTGAGTTGTAGATGCATCCGTTTCGATATCGTCTGTCATTTTTTATCCCTCCTTCAAAAGGATCATATGTCTCTGCATAATTCATTATTTCTCCACATGTACATAGTAGAGGATCCCTCTGAAATGATTGTATCATATAATATCTGAAATGTGTCTTTTCCTTATTTATTTTAGCTGCTGCTGCTCTTTCTTTTTTGTACTGAACTTTACGTTTAAGTTTTTTCCAACCAGTTCTGCCATTCTGTCATATGTCTTTAAACTTTTGTTTGCATAGAATCCAAAATATCTTACCATCTTAAAATTTCTTTCAGGACAGTGTAGAACAACATTATTGATAAAACTGGTAACTGGTTCGATTACATCAATACGCTTATCATCTTCGTGTCGGTGATAAAACCAGTGAACTGTTTTATTGATATCATCATATTTTACTATCCTGCTTTCGGCCATGACCGGTCTGCTGGTATACCTGGTGATATATTTAACGCAATCATTGATATCGTCTTCATCCTGATCTTTTTTGAATTTAGGAGCATGGACATAGAAACCTTCAGTGTATTTAGTATAATACCAGAGTTTTAGTCTTCTGAAGGTCTCATTGTTACCGATTCTTTTATCAAGATAATCAAGTAGCTGATATCGCCATGTCTGTCTTAGTTTTTTATAGGACATAAAGGAAAAGTTTTTAATTTTATCATTTTTTGTATCGTATGCATCTTCACATACTAAAATATGAATATGAGGATTCCATTGGAGATTACG
Coding sequences:
- a CDS encoding IS91 family transposase — encoded protein: MRDITFDNIQKTILCSSVYLGFDLFECPNCGHETIVPHTCSSRFCSKCGSKAAQQRAAHVSAMAFESKHRHIVFTIPKELRPFFLKDRSLLEGFFTVSRNVLASLFNDCKYRKMKNRFKKNHICKKTKHKSKYLYKDTRNNIIFGAIASLHTFGRNLQWNPHIHILVCEDAYDTKNDKIKNFSFMSYKKLRQTWRYQLLDYLDKRIGNNETFRRLKLWYYTKYTEGFYVHAPKFKKDQDEDDINDCVKYITRYTSRPVMAESRIVKYDDINKTVHWFYHRHEDDKRIDVIEPVTSFINNVVLHCPERNFKMVRYFGFYANKSLKTYDRMAELVGKNLNVKFSTKKKEQQQLK